In Alteromonas mediterranea DE, a single genomic region encodes these proteins:
- a CDS encoding FAD-dependent oxidoreductase: MAKNVYQFVDVERIDPPKKPIMVRKQEFAEIYQPLSQSQTEGQADRCLDCGNPYCEWKCPVHNYIPQWLSLANEGRILEAAELSHKTNSLPEVCGRVCPQDRLCEGACTLNDDFGAVTIGSIEKYITDTAFKMGWRPDMSDVVWTDKKVAIVGAGPAGLACADILVRNGVKPVVYDKYEEIGGLLTFGIPSFKLEKDVIKLRRQIFTEMGVEFVLNTEIGKDIQFQDLIDKYDAVFLGMGTYKSMQGGFDNEHVEGVYDALPFLIANTNRVMGLEKDPADFVDMKGKRVVVLGGGDTTMDCVRTSIRQEAAQVTCAYRRDEESMPGSRREVVNAKEEGVEFKFNLQPLDIAVDENGKACGVKFVKTEMGPPDVNGRRRPVEVEGSEHVLEADAVIIAFGFQPSPAPWFADFGIMLDEKGRVRAPSAGKFAFQTSHPQVFAGGDMVRGSDLVVTAIDEGRKAAEGIMDYIGV; encoded by the coding sequence ATGGCAAAGAACGTATATCAATTTGTCGACGTTGAACGTATCGATCCGCCGAAAAAGCCGATCATGGTACGTAAACAAGAGTTCGCGGAAATTTATCAACCGCTCAGCCAATCTCAAACCGAAGGCCAAGCAGACCGCTGCTTGGACTGCGGCAACCCGTATTGTGAATGGAAGTGCCCCGTGCACAACTACATTCCTCAGTGGTTAAGCTTGGCAAACGAAGGCCGTATTTTAGAAGCTGCGGAGCTTTCTCATAAAACCAACAGTTTGCCGGAAGTATGTGGTCGCGTATGTCCACAAGACAGACTGTGCGAAGGTGCGTGTACACTGAATGACGATTTTGGTGCGGTAACCATTGGTAGTATTGAGAAGTACATTACTGATACAGCCTTCAAAATGGGCTGGCGTCCAGATATGTCTGACGTGGTATGGACCGACAAGAAAGTCGCCATTGTTGGTGCTGGCCCGGCAGGGCTTGCTTGTGCTGATATATTAGTACGTAACGGTGTTAAACCTGTTGTTTACGATAAGTACGAAGAAATTGGCGGCCTACTCACGTTTGGTATTCCGTCTTTTAAATTAGAGAAAGACGTTATCAAGCTACGCCGCCAAATCTTTACCGAAATGGGCGTTGAGTTCGTACTTAACACCGAAATTGGAAAAGACATCCAGTTCCAGGACTTAATCGATAAGTACGACGCGGTGTTCTTAGGCATGGGTACATACAAGTCTATGCAAGGTGGGTTCGACAATGAGCACGTAGAAGGGGTATACGATGCCCTTCCATTCCTTATTGCCAATACCAACCGCGTAATGGGACTTGAAAAAGACCCAGCCGATTTTGTTGATATGAAAGGTAAGCGCGTTGTGGTGTTAGGTGGTGGTGATACCACCATGGACTGCGTGCGTACCTCTATTCGTCAGGAAGCGGCGCAGGTAACCTGTGCATATCGTCGTGACGAAGAAAGTATGCCGGGTTCACGCCGCGAAGTAGTTAACGCTAAAGAAGAAGGTGTTGAGTTTAAATTCAATCTTCAACCTTTGGACATCGCCGTTGATGAAAACGGAAAAGCCTGTGGCGTTAAGTTCGTTAAAACCGAGATGGGACCACCGGATGTTAACGGTCGCCGCCGTCCTGTTGAAGTAGAAGGTTCAGAACATGTTCTAGAGGCTGATGCGGTTATTATCGCGTTTGGTTTCCAACCGAGTCCTGCGCCATGGTTTGCCGACTTTGGCATTATGCTTGACGAAAAAGGCCGCGTTCGCGCACCTTCAGCAGGTAAGTTTGCATTCCAGACTTCGCACCCACAAGTGTTTGCGGGCGGTGATATGGTACGTGGCAGTGACTTGGTTGTGACCGCAATCGACGAAGGCCGTAAAGCCGCAGAAGGTATAATGGACTACATTGGCGTTTAA
- a CDS encoding cobalamin biosynthesis protein CobD/CbiB has protein sequence MTSLFSDPRLQSLLVLWLAIAVDALWRWPQSTHPLTLMRYLVQQMGRKVVPSREYGPGQHYISGSLAPLVLLAPLVICLAILVYMAQYPVFFEALILVALLDFGYQRQQYKKVLASVGRNKKSLAREMVQTITARQCHSLTDIGIAKAAIESLWLKFLYLYCGVIFYFVVTGPIGALIYRLLLLTSWQWHYRTPNMVFFAQPVRKLISILVVPPAVIGGFITLLVSHPLKGFRAIKHSPVKDKTSLLLALMGGVLNVKLGGPAMYANKKYRYTRVGGVNDVKYSHMLAAKSTITYAMIATSAFASLAMLGLALV, from the coding sequence ATGACAAGCCTATTTAGCGACCCGCGTTTGCAGTCGCTACTCGTACTTTGGTTGGCTATCGCTGTCGACGCTTTGTGGCGCTGGCCTCAAAGCACTCACCCTCTAACACTTATGCGATACCTTGTTCAGCAAATGGGGCGCAAAGTCGTCCCTTCTCGCGAGTACGGGCCTGGCCAGCACTATATTTCTGGCTCACTGGCTCCGTTGGTATTGTTAGCCCCACTGGTTATTTGTTTAGCCATCTTGGTATATATGGCTCAATACCCCGTTTTTTTTGAAGCGCTCATTCTTGTGGCGCTACTCGATTTTGGGTACCAGCGTCAGCAGTACAAAAAGGTACTGGCTAGCGTAGGTAGAAACAAAAAGTCACTTGCCCGAGAAATGGTGCAAACCATCACCGCCCGACAATGCCATTCGCTTACGGATATAGGTATCGCCAAAGCCGCTATAGAGTCGTTATGGCTGAAGTTTCTTTACCTTTATTGCGGTGTTATTTTTTATTTTGTCGTTACCGGGCCAATAGGCGCGCTGATATACCGCTTACTTCTTCTTACGTCTTGGCAATGGCATTACCGAACTCCCAACATGGTTTTCTTTGCCCAACCCGTGCGCAAACTCATTTCAATACTGGTGGTACCTCCGGCGGTGATCGGCGGATTTATTACACTGCTGGTAAGTCACCCTTTAAAAGGCTTTCGTGCAATCAAGCATTCGCCGGTTAAAGATAAAACGTCGCTGTTACTTGCGCTTATGGGCGGAGTTCTTAACGTGAAACTTGGGGGCCCTGCAATGTATGCAAACAAAAAGTACCGATACACGCGCGTAGGAGGCGTTAACGACGTGAAGTACTCCCATATGTTAGCTGCAAAGAGCACGATTACCTATGCCATGATAGCGACATCCGCTTTCGCATCTTTAGCCATGTTGGGGCTGGCGCTTGTTTAA
- a CDS encoding DUF2721 domain-containing protein — protein sequence MKIDIATPAMLFPAISLLLLAYTNRFLTLATIIRNFSKEERDDNTQAQIKNLRLRIQLIKRMQIAGVGSFFLCVVSMLAIYLTYQQIGNWVFAASLVSLLYSLWMSVREILISVEALDVHLDGIKHSPSNEKK from the coding sequence ATGAAAATAGATATCGCCACACCAGCCATGTTATTCCCTGCTATTTCTTTACTGCTCTTAGCTTACACAAATCGCTTTTTAACGTTGGCGACGATTATCAGAAACTTTTCTAAAGAAGAGCGCGACGACAATACCCAGGCACAAATCAAAAACCTGCGTTTGCGTATACAGCTTATAAAGCGCATGCAAATTGCGGGGGTTGGCAGCTTTTTTCTATGTGTCGTTTCTATGCTGGCCATTTACCTTACTTATCAGCAAATCGGTAATTGGGTGTTCGCGGCAAGTTTAGTCTCTCTACTCTACTCTTTATGGATGTCGGTGAGAGAAATACTCATCTCAGTAGAAGCATTAGATGTTCACTTAGATGGCATTAAACACAGCCCTAGTAACGAGAAAAAATAG
- a CDS encoding DUF2726 domain-containing protein — MELAIILMMLLIVVALGAIKLSDGGVAFPFRRKPQLFTPVENTFLNLIEQAMGKEFRIVCRVRLNDLVSVRQSASKKTASQALSRASSRHLDFVLVNKHDMSPVMAIDLVHSQGKDGYKTQKDWFVTGALDAAGLPHARIKVKSGYTVDDIRECLENKLIPYRRLQNKMAQLPTHNPEPPKRPTRPVRSSRPAAA; from the coding sequence ATGGAATTGGCAATTATTCTAATGATGTTACTTATAGTCGTTGCGCTAGGTGCCATAAAGTTGTCAGACGGTGGTGTCGCATTTCCATTTAGGCGGAAGCCACAGCTATTTACACCAGTAGAAAACACCTTTTTAAACCTGATTGAACAGGCTATGGGAAAAGAGTTTCGGATAGTATGCCGCGTACGTCTTAACGACTTAGTGTCGGTTCGGCAGTCGGCCAGCAAGAAAACGGCGAGCCAAGCCCTTAGCAGAGCGTCAAGCCGACATCTCGACTTTGTATTAGTAAACAAGCACGATATGAGCCCCGTCATGGCTATTGATCTTGTTCATAGCCAAGGTAAAGACGGCTACAAAACCCAAAAGGACTGGTTTGTAACCGGCGCGCTCGATGCGGCTGGCCTTCCTCACGCAAGAATAAAAGTGAAATCTGGTTATACCGTTGATGATATTCGCGAGTGCTTGGAAAACAAACTGATTCCTTATCGCCGTTTACAAAATAAAATGGCGCAGCTTCCTACTCATAACCCAGAGCCGCCTAAGCGCCCTACTCGCCCCGTGCGCTCGAGTAGACCTGCTGCGGCATAA
- a CDS encoding 5'-methylthioadenosine/adenosylhomocysteine nucleosidase: MKKIGILGAMDEEVALLKASLWNVKETKWKHLTFYEGTLNDMEVVLVKCGIGKVAAAIATTVLIEQFAPDAVVNTGSAGGFDKNLNIGDLVIASHVIHHDADLTHFGYKLGQCAGMPEDFRCDTHLMETARTAAASIVSLQSTTGLICTGDAFIGSDEAVAELRENFPDMKAVEMEGAAIGQTCHMLDTPFLVIRSLSDIAGKTSSVSFKEYLETAAKHSAQLVMAMIKTLAK, from the coding sequence ATGAAAAAAATTGGTATTTTAGGTGCAATGGACGAAGAAGTAGCGCTACTTAAAGCGTCTCTTTGGAATGTGAAAGAAACAAAGTGGAAGCACCTTACGTTTTATGAAGGCACACTAAACGATATGGAAGTGGTGTTAGTAAAATGCGGTATTGGTAAAGTTGCTGCGGCTATCGCGACTACCGTACTTATTGAGCAATTTGCGCCAGATGCAGTCGTTAACACCGGATCCGCAGGTGGCTTCGACAAGAATTTAAACATTGGTGATTTAGTGATAGCAAGTCACGTTATTCACCACGATGCAGACCTTACCCATTTCGGTTACAAATTAGGGCAGTGTGCTGGCATGCCAGAGGATTTCCGCTGTGATACTCACTTAATGGAAACCGCGCGTACCGCGGCTGCAAGCATTGTCTCGCTGCAATCTACAACGGGTTTAATTTGTACCGGCGATGCGTTTATCGGTAGCGATGAAGCAGTGGCAGAACTACGTGAAAACTTCCCTGATATGAAAGCGGTAGAAATGGAAGGCGCAGCAATAGGCCAAACTTGTCACATGCTCGACACGCCGTTCCTTGTTATTCGCTCGCTGTCGGATATCGCAGGAAAAACGTCATCTGTAAGCTTTAAAGAGTATTTAGAGACTGCCGCTAAGCATTCAGCACAGCTTGTAATGGCAATGATAAAGACCCTCGCTAAGTAA
- a CDS encoding rhodanese-like domain-containing protein: MRIVVAVFLVVVGIALFVSLQCTAKATSQSQASVAASPYLIERVANNDWLLIDVRSPKEFADGHIPGAVNMPHENINDYLSELEGHKDKPIIIYCRSGRRAKLAMKVLEDLDFSEVMHLEGDMLGWSAAGMTVDRM, translated from the coding sequence ATGCGGATTGTTGTTGCGGTTTTTCTTGTTGTGGTCGGTATTGCACTTTTCGTGTCGCTTCAATGTACGGCAAAAGCAACTTCTCAATCTCAGGCATCGGTTGCCGCATCACCTTATCTAATTGAACGAGTTGCCAACAACGACTGGCTGCTCATTGACGTGCGTTCCCCAAAAGAGTTTGCGGATGGTCATATACCCGGCGCGGTAAACATGCCTCACGAGAACATTAATGACTATTTGAGTGAGTTAGAAGGCCATAAAGATAAGCCTATTATTATCTATTGCCGTTCAGGTCGAAGAGCCAAGCTAGCAATGAAGGTTCTCGAAGATTTAGACTTTTCAGAAGTCATGCATCTAGAGGGTGACATGTTGGGCTGGAGCGCGGCAGGAATGACGGTAGATAGAATGTAA
- a CDS encoding GNAT family N-acetyltransferase yields the protein MTHTDTHQSVMARFDISYAPLAPEHFSGVISLGNKVQGDNYLTQALLADYYAKSFVGDINASWVALNRGKVVGFRLTFAHTQWQFDKWCTPSLWPDMIEHVCYFKCNTVDPAMQGEGIGSELLRKSISCAKAQGADAGLAHIWLASPSNSAFKYFTKNGGQLIKKHANKWRYASIHEGYDCPVCSGYCECEGAEMLLSF from the coding sequence ATGACGCATACTGATACGCATCAATCGGTCATGGCACGCTTTGATATAAGCTATGCCCCTCTCGCCCCTGAACATTTTTCTGGCGTAATTTCTCTTGGAAATAAGGTGCAAGGCGATAATTATCTCACACAAGCACTGTTGGCCGACTATTACGCGAAGAGCTTTGTCGGTGATATAAACGCCAGTTGGGTAGCACTTAACCGAGGTAAAGTTGTTGGCTTTCGCCTAACCTTTGCCCATACCCAGTGGCAGTTTGATAAGTGGTGCACGCCGTCGCTATGGCCCGATATGATAGAGCACGTATGTTATTTTAAGTGCAATACCGTAGACCCTGCCATGCAAGGTGAGGGCATTGGCAGCGAATTGCTGCGCAAGTCTATTTCATGCGCTAAAGCACAAGGCGCAGACGCCGGGTTAGCCCATATCTGGCTGGCGAGCCCCAGCAACAGTGCGTTTAAATATTTCACAAAAAATGGCGGGCAGTTAATTAAAAAACATGCCAATAAATGGCGCTATGCGTCTATTCACGAAGGCTATGACTGCCCGGTTTGTTCAGGATATTGTGAGTGTGAAGGCGCAGAGATGCTCCTTTCATTCTAA
- a CDS encoding cobalamin-binding protein — protein sequence MRYQYITMKRGKSALPCRICSFCLKKALALALLALTLSLTSIMTHAAHSTATAQEVTEQAPQQPLRIVSLAPHLTEWAFSLGLGDNLVGVSDYSDYPEQAKTIQRVADFQGADIARIVALKPDLILAWDGGNKPQDIHKLSSMGLKVFKSKVENIADIASEIKKLGAITNSQKKASTLADNFIQKLTALNHEYAKTTLTPVFYYSWTTPLMTVGPDAWANKLLHVCGAQTLFYDSPVDYPQVALKDVLTRQPQALVAASKSARADLEGFWADHRSFLNAPLIVVNPDITSRFSLRLINELKLLCEGIN from the coding sequence ATGCGCTATCAATACATCACAATGAAACGAGGCAAGAGCGCTTTGCCATGCCGCATTTGTAGTTTTTGTCTTAAAAAAGCGCTGGCACTTGCCTTATTAGCTCTCACATTGTCGCTTACTTCAATAATGACGCACGCTGCACATTCAACCGCGACGGCGCAGGAAGTCACTGAACAGGCCCCCCAGCAACCTTTGAGAATTGTAAGTTTAGCTCCCCACCTAACTGAATGGGCCTTTAGTTTAGGTTTGGGTGATAATTTGGTTGGCGTAAGCGATTACAGTGACTACCCCGAACAGGCTAAAACCATACAGCGAGTCGCTGACTTCCAAGGCGCTGACATAGCACGCATAGTCGCACTTAAACCCGACTTAATTCTTGCTTGGGATGGAGGGAATAAACCGCAGGATATTCACAAACTTTCTTCCATGGGCCTTAAAGTATTTAAGAGTAAGGTTGAAAATATCGCAGACATCGCTAGCGAAATTAAGAAGCTTGGCGCTATCACCAACAGTCAGAAAAAAGCGTCGACCCTTGCCGATAATTTTATACAAAAGCTCACTGCGCTAAATCACGAGTATGCAAAAACAACATTAACACCTGTTTTTTATTATTCTTGGACTACGCCACTGATGACCGTTGGTCCAGACGCATGGGCAAATAAGTTACTACATGTGTGCGGCGCGCAAACCCTTTTTTATGACAGCCCTGTCGACTACCCACAGGTCGCATTAAAGGACGTGCTTACCCGACAACCTCAGGCACTGGTAGCCGCATCTAAAAGTGCACGAGCAGACCTTGAAGGCTTTTGGGCAGATCACCGCAGCTTTTTAAACGCACCTTTAATTGTAGTAAACCCTGATATTACCAGTCGATTTTCACTGCGATTAATAAATGAACTAAAACTGCTTTGTGAAGGTATAAATTGA
- the gltB gene encoding glutamate synthase large subunit: MSLYNPNDSRDNCGFGLIAHTHGEASHELVTTAIHGLDRMQHRGGIAADGKTGDGCGLLLQKPDAFFHAIAEDNGWKLSKKYGVGMIFLSQDPVLAQAAREVLNEELEKETLSVVGWREVPVDRSVLGELALTGVPQIEQVFVNAPAGWRKRDLERRLYMIRRRAEKRLEADPDFYVACLSGLVTIYKGLVMPKDLPAFYHDLADERMQSAICVFHQRFSTNTLPRWPLAQPFRFLAHNGEINTIKGNRDWAMARAAKFSTPLIPDLKDAAPFVNTEGSDSSSLDNMLELFLAGGMDLFRAMRLLVPPAYQNNKTMDDDLRAFYEFNSMHMEPWDGPAGIVLTNGRHVACNLDRNGLRPARYVITKNGFITLASEVGIWDYEQADVIEKGRVGPGEMLAVDTYTGKIWRSTEIDDDLKARHPYKEWLDKHIRHLTPIEQLDASLIGKRVFDDDAMAVYHKLHAYSYEEIQQVVKVLAKDGQEAVGSMGDDTPMAVMSSRQRTVYDYFRQQFAQVTNPPIDPLRENHVMSLATCIGREQNVFSETSGYADRVLFDSPVLMYTDLKQLREFNPDNYYSEVVELQYAPQEGLKKAIERVCNEVEMLVKNKRAAFVILSDRNIKQNRLVIPAAMAVGAVQRRLVEKSLRCDANVVIETASARDPHHFAVLIGLGATAVYPFLAYETIEQLCEKGELDISPMQATLNYRKGINKGLYKIMSKMGISTVASYRSSKLFEAVGINNEVMNLCFKGVTSRIQGAGFDDFHQDLINLNRIAWLKRKSVDHGGLLKYVHGGEYHAYNPDVVSTLQKAVVSGNYDDYQQYAKLVNERAPAHIRDLLAINPDCDPIDISEVEAPENLFPRFDTAAMSIGALSPEAHEALAIAMNRLGGQSNSGEGGEHPSRFGTEKNSKIKQVASGRFGVTPHYLVNANVIQIKVAQGAKPGEGGQLPGDKVNKYIAQLRFSVPGVTLISPPPHHDIYSIEDLAQLIFDLKQVNPTALISVKLVSEPGVGTIATGVAKAYADLITVSGYDGGTGASPLTSVKYAGSPFELGLSETQQALIENGLRHKVRVQTDGGLKTGLDVVKAGILGAESFGFGTGPMVALGCKYLRICHLNNCATGVATQDQKLRDDHFIGLPDMVMNYFKFIAQEVREIMASMGVAKFDDLVGRTELLKVLDGITAKQNRLDLSPLLAQPKAGEHTRLFCSQTTNAPIDKGELNAQMLKDAQQAVVDGESITLKYPVRNTDRSVGALLSGEIAKHHGNHDFEDTPIKVELTGTAGQSFGVWNAGGLHMHLEGDANDYVGKGMTGGKLVIHPPRDISYDAHDSAIMGNTCLYGATGGKLFAAGRAGERFGVRNSGAIAVVEGIGDNGCEYMTGGIVAVLGPVGVNFGAGMTGGFAYLMDDGDDLDNRVNAELVDVMPIEDKAILAEHLRGLINQHYEETGSDHSLSLLTDFAATLKRFKLIKPKTSDVKNLLGHISRSSAELRIQAQ, from the coding sequence ATGAGTTTATATAATCCCAATGATTCCCGGGACAACTGTGGGTTTGGCTTAATCGCTCACACTCACGGGGAAGCCAGTCATGAATTGGTAACCACTGCAATACACGGCCTTGACCGTATGCAGCATCGTGGCGGTATCGCCGCAGACGGGAAAACCGGTGACGGCTGTGGTTTATTACTACAGAAGCCGGATGCGTTCTTCCATGCAATCGCCGAAGATAATGGCTGGAAACTCAGCAAAAAATACGGCGTGGGCATGATTTTCTTAAGTCAGGACCCTGTACTTGCGCAAGCCGCGCGTGAAGTACTTAATGAAGAACTTGAAAAAGAAACACTTTCAGTAGTGGGCTGGCGCGAAGTGCCTGTTGACCGCTCGGTACTGGGTGAATTAGCGCTTACAGGCGTTCCACAAATTGAACAAGTATTTGTGAACGCACCAGCGGGCTGGAGAAAACGCGACCTTGAGCGTCGCTTATATATGATCCGTCGCCGCGCTGAAAAACGCCTTGAAGCAGATCCAGATTTTTACGTAGCGTGTTTATCAGGCTTAGTAACGATCTATAAAGGCTTGGTGATGCCAAAAGACTTGCCAGCCTTCTATCACGATCTTGCCGATGAGCGCATGCAAAGCGCGATCTGCGTTTTCCACCAGCGCTTCTCGACAAACACGTTACCACGCTGGCCGCTAGCTCAACCCTTCCGTTTCCTTGCGCATAATGGTGAAATTAACACCATCAAAGGCAACCGCGACTGGGCAATGGCACGTGCCGCGAAATTTTCAACGCCACTTATTCCAGATTTAAAAGACGCCGCCCCTTTCGTGAATACCGAAGGGTCTGATTCGTCATCGCTGGATAACATGCTAGAGCTATTTCTAGCTGGCGGTATGGATTTATTCCGTGCCATGCGTTTACTGGTTCCACCAGCCTATCAAAACAACAAAACCATGGATGATGACCTTCGTGCATTCTACGAGTTTAACTCAATGCACATGGAACCATGGGATGGCCCTGCCGGTATCGTTTTAACCAACGGCCGTCACGTAGCCTGTAACCTTGATAGAAACGGCTTGCGTCCAGCTCGCTATGTCATTACCAAAAATGGGTTTATTACTCTAGCCTCAGAAGTAGGTATTTGGGATTACGAGCAAGCTGACGTGATTGAGAAAGGCCGCGTTGGTCCAGGTGAAATGCTTGCCGTAGATACTTACACGGGCAAAATCTGGCGCTCTACAGAAATTGATGATGACCTTAAAGCTCGCCACCCTTATAAAGAGTGGTTAGATAAGCACATTCGTCACCTTACGCCAATTGAGCAGCTTGATGCCTCGCTTATTGGTAAGCGCGTATTTGATGACGATGCCATGGCGGTCTACCACAAGCTACACGCCTACAGCTACGAAGAAATTCAACAAGTTGTAAAAGTTCTCGCGAAAGACGGTCAAGAAGCCGTTGGCTCTATGGGCGACGATACGCCAATGGCGGTAATGTCATCGCGCCAGCGCACGGTTTACGATTACTTCCGTCAGCAGTTTGCCCAGGTAACCAATCCACCTATCGACCCGCTACGTGAAAACCACGTCATGTCGTTGGCAACCTGTATTGGCCGCGAGCAAAACGTATTTAGCGAAACATCGGGTTACGCTGACCGCGTGTTATTCGACTCGCCGGTATTAATGTATACCGACCTTAAACAATTGCGTGAATTTAACCCAGACAACTACTACTCAGAAGTAGTAGAGCTTCAATACGCGCCGCAAGAGGGCTTGAAAAAAGCCATTGAGCGCGTGTGTAACGAAGTAGAGATGCTGGTTAAAAATAAGCGGGCTGCGTTTGTTATTCTGTCTGACAGAAACATCAAGCAAAACCGCTTGGTGATCCCAGCCGCGATGGCCGTGGGTGCGGTACAGCGACGACTGGTTGAAAAATCACTGCGCTGCGACGCGAACGTTGTTATAGAAACAGCGAGTGCCCGTGACCCGCATCACTTTGCCGTACTTATTGGCCTTGGTGCAACGGCGGTTTACCCATTCCTTGCCTATGAAACTATCGAGCAGCTTTGCGAAAAAGGCGAGTTAGATATTTCTCCTATGCAGGCTACGTTGAACTACCGTAAAGGTATCAACAAAGGCTTGTATAAGATCATGTCTAAGATGGGTATCAGTACAGTCGCGAGCTACCGTAGCTCTAAGCTCTTCGAAGCCGTGGGGATTAACAATGAAGTAATGAATCTTTGCTTCAAAGGCGTGACCTCACGTATTCAGGGCGCAGGCTTTGATGATTTCCACCAAGATCTCATCAACCTGAATCGCATTGCATGGCTTAAGCGTAAGTCTGTTGATCACGGTGGCTTACTTAAATATGTGCACGGTGGCGAATATCACGCCTATAACCCAGACGTAGTTAGCACGCTGCAAAAAGCGGTTGTGTCGGGTAACTATGACGACTACCAGCAATACGCCAAGCTTGTTAACGAGCGTGCCCCTGCACACATTCGCGACTTGCTGGCCATTAATCCAGACTGCGATCCTATTGATATTAGCGAAGTAGAAGCACCGGAGAACTTGTTCCCACGTTTCGATACTGCGGCTATGTCAATTGGTGCATTAAGCCCAGAAGCCCACGAAGCGCTGGCTATTGCAATGAACCGTTTGGGCGGTCAGTCTAACTCGGGCGAAGGTGGCGAACACCCTTCTCGTTTTGGGACTGAAAAGAACTCTAAGATTAAGCAGGTTGCGTCAGGACGCTTCGGTGTGACACCTCACTATTTGGTTAACGCTAACGTTATTCAAATTAAAGTGGCGCAAGGTGCTAAACCGGGTGAAGGCGGTCAGCTTCCTGGTGATAAAGTCAATAAATACATCGCACAGCTTCGTTTCTCTGTGCCAGGTGTAACCCTTATTTCACCACCACCGCACCACGATATCTATTCAATTGAAGATTTGGCTCAGCTAATTTTCGATTTGAAGCAGGTTAACCCAACGGCGCTAATATCAGTAAAACTGGTATCTGAACCGGGTGTAGGTACTATCGCAACGGGCGTAGCAAAAGCCTATGCAGACCTTATTACCGTATCAGGGTACGACGGCGGAACAGGTGCAAGCCCATTAACGTCAGTTAAATATGCGGGTAGCCCGTTCGAACTAGGTCTTTCTGAAACGCAACAAGCCCTTATCGAAAACGGCCTACGTCATAAAGTACGCGTTCAAACCGACGGTGGTTTGAAAACTGGCCTTGATGTGGTTAAAGCGGGTATTTTAGGTGCCGAAAGCTTTGGCTTTGGTACTGGCCCAATGGTAGCACTAGGTTGTAAATACCTACGTATTTGCCACTTAAACAACTGTGCGACCGGTGTTGCAACCCAAGACCAAAAATTGCGTGATGATCACTTCATCGGCTTGCCTGACATGGTAATGAACTACTTTAAGTTTATTGCTCAGGAAGTACGTGAAATCATGGCATCTATGGGTGTTGCTAAGTTCGACGATCTTGTTGGCCGCACAGAGCTACTTAAAGTATTAGATGGCATTACTGCTAAGCAAAACCGTTTAGATCTATCGCCTCTACTTGCGCAGCCTAAGGCCGGTGAACATACCCGTTTGTTCTGTTCACAAACCACAAACGCGCCTATTGATAAGGGTGAGTTAAATGCACAGATGCTTAAAGATGCCCAGCAAGCAGTGGTAGACGGTGAGTCTATTACGCTTAAATACCCTGTACGCAATACCGACCGCTCTGTAGGCGCGTTGCTATCAGGTGAAATTGCTAAACATCACGGTAATCACGATTTTGAAGATACCCCAATCAAAGTTGAACTTACCGGTACGGCAGGTCAAAGCTTCGGTGTGTGGAACGCTGGCGGTTTACACATGCATCTTGAAGGCGATGCCAACGATTATGTAGGCAAAGGCATGACAGGCGGCAAGCTTGTTATCCACCCGCCGCGCGACATCTCTTATGATGCCCACGACAGTGCCATTATGGGTAATACCTGCCTATACGGCGCCACTGGCGGTAAGCTCTTTGCGGCAGGCCGTGCAGGCGAACGCTTTGGTGTACGTAACTCAGGCGCCATCGCGGTAGTTGAAGGTATTGGCGATAACGGCTGTGAATATATGACAGGCGGTATTGTAGCTGTACTTGGCCCAGTTGGCGTTAACTTCGGTGCCGGTATGACAGGTGGTTTTGCCTATCTTATGGATGATGGCGACGACCTCGATAACCGCGTAAACGCCGAACTCGTTGATGTTATGCCAATTGAAGATAAAGCGATTCTTGCTGAACACTTACGCGGCTTAATTAACCAGCACTACGAAGAAACCGGTAGCGATCACTCGTTGTCTCTGCTTACTGATTTCGCCGCAACGCTGAAACGCTTTAAGCTTATTAAGCCAAAAACCAGTGATGTGAAAAACTTGCTTGGTCACATCAGTCGTTCAAGTGCTGAATTACGCATTCAGGCTCAGTAG